In Corylus avellana chromosome ca2, CavTom2PMs-1.0, the following proteins share a genomic window:
- the LOC132169442 gene encoding cation/H(+) antiporter 15-like yields MVVETMANLGLLFYVFLTGLEMDLSAILRPRKRVMGIAITGILIPFLLGVGLFFLLQYRSSHITPKMGCVFWAAALTVTGFPVLTHILTDLKLLHSDIGRIAMSVAMLNDIYAWVLIAILIPTGVGMKTTPQSLTGVVAFILICFLAVRPFLERIIRIESEKDNYSEYHLCFVLAGALMCACITDLLGAQSIVGAFVFGLIMPNGEFGDVLLDRLDDFVSGIMLPFFFVSWGIKIDFNNISRDTTWYFVMLVICFAFMAKILSSLIICILFKMPLRDGAALGVLMNTKGILALVILNTGWNKKILNDQQFTVMVVAIVAMTIVVAPIMSAIYKHRKGLKQYRLRTIQRQKPDTELRVLACVYTTANVSGIISLLQVSHATKLSPITIFALHLVELTGRASAMLIVHSRRKSGAHNPSRAQADSNLIINAFEAFERDNHLFTVQPLTAMSLYSTMHEDICSVAQDKRVSLILLPFHKHLTVGGRMEDENVAYRDINLNVLANAPCSVGIFIDRGLAAADINVKRRFCMLFIGGGDDREALAYAWRMAGHPGISLTVVRFLPDEDAILSLDTTENDKETIDEDYINEFRFKSASEESIMYLEKVVNNGEETVSAISAMENSYDLYIVGKGAGKVSPLLSGLSEWSDCPELGVIGDVLMSSTFALQASVLVVQQYGSSGGMSEESRRDRFGLRQRMMGVLRSSQSGKGMVLSDGDWPIGNA; encoded by the exons ATGGTTGTTGAGACGATGGCAAACTTAGGCCTCCTTTTCTACGTATTCCTCACCGGCTTAGAGATGGACCTCAGTGCAATCCTCCGGCCCAGGAAAAGGGTGATGGGCATCGCCATCACCGGAATTCTCATCCCATTCCTTTTAGGAGTGGGCTTGTTTTTCCTACTGCAATACCGCTCCAGTCACATCACCCCGAAAATGGGTTGCGTTTTTTGGGCCGCTGCGCTCACCGTCACCGGCTTCCCAGTGCTTACGCACATCCTCACCGACCTCAAGCTCCTCCACTCCGATATAGGGAGAATTGCCATGTCGGTGGCCATGCTCAACGACATATACGCATGGGTTCTCATTGCAATATTGATACCAACAG gtgTCGGCATGAAAACTACTCCTCAATCATTAACCGGCGTCGTTGCCTTCATATTAATCTGCTTTTTAGCGGTCCGTCCGTTTCTTGAAAGGATAATCCGCATCGAATCGGAGAAGGACAATTATAGCGAGTACCATTTGTGCTTCGTGTTGGCTGGGGCGTTAATGTGCGCGTGCATCACCGATTTATTGGGTGCGCAGTCCATTGTAGGAGCTTTTGTGTTTGGGCTTATCATGCCGAATGGGGAGTTTGGGGATGTGCTTTTGGACAGGCTAGATGACTTTGTGTCGGGGATTATGTTGCCCTTCTTCTTTGTGAGTTGGGGgataaaaattgatttcaatAATATTTCAAGGGACACGACATGGTACTTTGTGATGCTGGTTATATGCTTTGCTTTCATGGCGAAGATTTTGAGCTCTCTCATCATCtgcattttatttaaaatgccACTTCGAGATGGTGCGGCTCTTGGAGTACTTATGAACACCAAAGGCATCTTGGCACTTGTTATCCTCAATACTGGGTGGAACAAAAAG atttTGAACGACCAACAGTTCACAGTGATGGTGGTTGCAATTGTGGCAATGACAATTGTGGTCGCCCCCATCATGTCTGCCATCTACAAGCACAGAAAGGGTTTGAAGCAGTACAGGCTGAGGACTATACAAAGACAAAAGCCGGACACCGAACTCCGAGTCCTCGCCTGCGTCTACACCACCGCCAATGTGTCCGGCATAATCAGCCTCCTTCAAGTCTCCCACGCCACCAAACTCTCTCCTATTACAATCTTCGCCCTCCACCTTGTCGAGCTCACTGGACGTGCCTCCGCCATGCTAATCGTCCACTCCCGCCGCAAGTCCGGCGCCCACAACCCTAGCCGTGCGCAGGCCGACTCTAACCTCATCATCAACGCCTTCGAGGCCTTCGAGAGGGACAACCACCTCTTCACCGTCCAACCCCTCACAGCCATGTCCCTATACAGCACAATGCACGAGGACATTTGCAGCGTGGCTCAGGACAAGCGTGTCTCCCTCATTCTCCTCCCATTTCACAAGCACCTGACCGTGGGCGGTCGGATGGAGGACGAGAATGTCGCCTACAGAGACATAAACCTCAACGTTTTAGCCAATGCGCCGTGCTCTGTCGGAATCTTTATCGACCGCGGACTAGCGGCGGCAGACATTAACGTTAAGCGCCGCTTTTGCATGCTCTTCATTGGCGGCGGTGACGACCGTGAGGCTCTGGCTTACGCGTGGAGGATGGCGGGGCATCCCGGAATCAGCCTCACCGTGGTGCGATTCCTTCCGGACGAGGATGCA ATATTGTCGTTGGACACAACGGAAAACGACAAGGAAACTATCGACGAGGACTACATAAACGAGTTTAGATTCAAGTCGGCAAGCGAGGAGTCGATAATGTACTTGGAAAAGGTGGTGAACAATGGGGAGGAGACTGTGTCGGCGATAAGTGCAATGGAAAATAGCTATGACTTGTATATAGTCGGAAAAGGGGCCGGAAAGGTGTCGCCACTGCTGTCGGGACTGTCGGAATGGAGTGACTGCCCAGAGCTAGGGGTGATAGGGGATGTGTTGATGTCTTCAACCTTTGCTTTGCAGGCGTCGGTTCTTGTGGTGCAACAGTACGGTTCAAGTGGGGGCATGTCGGAAGAATCCAGGAGAGACCGTTTCGGGCTGCGGCAGAGGATGATGGGTGTTCTGAGGTCTTCGCAAAGCGGAAAGGGAATGGTGTTATCTGATGGTGACTGGCCGATTGGAAATGCATAA